One part of the Magallana gigas chromosome 5, xbMagGiga1.1, whole genome shotgun sequence genome encodes these proteins:
- the LOC105347311 gene encoding uncharacterized protein translates to MHLMQHISAFLTLVLTVTVSLTNALHCPRDRSRNVRNLLKEVVYPLFTQVKTSVPDTCLFSPERDKYLLQEENKVSEGISKWYCNYCGKGFYSEDYLDRHFDNRHSEYVREDKSSVCFADYCDIMRCDILAGRRKKEFWDVSLCLESDMKDLMDDCERLMSACVPDGLSKNATEFLITHMTENVCSFLTCKKYWQSAVEEENDGVIFYSILTVFLIIVFTIYYCVAYHYFYTDTFTDSYYETYYDRHYPVSNPQVGRQQEGIPGTRRRIMEDIAEHEVS, encoded by the exons ATGCATTTGATGCAACACATTTCTGCATTTTTAACATTA GTTTTGACAGTTACTGTATCACTGACAAATGCTTTACATTGTCCAAGAGATCGATCGAGGAATGTCAGGAATTTACTGAAAGAG GTGGTGTATCCACTGTTCACACAAGTCAAGACCAGTGTCCCAGACACTTGCCTGTTTTCTCCAGAGAGAGACAAATACCTGCTGCAAGAAGAGAACAAGGTATCGGAGGGAATCTCCAAATGGTACTGTAACTACTGCGGGAAAGGCTTCTACTCAGAAGATTACCTGGATCGACACTTTGATAATAGACATAGTGAATATGTTAGAGAG GATAAATCCTCGGTTTGCTTTGCTGATTACTGTGACATCATGAGATGCGACATCCTTGCTGGGAGGAGAAAGAAAGAATTCTGGGATGTTTCGTTATGTCTGGAGAGTGACATGAAGGATCTGATGGACGACTGTGAG AGACTGATGAGTGCCTGTGTCCCTGATGGTTTGAGTAAAAATGCTACAGAATTCCTGATCACTCATATGACAGAAAATGTCTGCTCTTTTCTAACATGCAAGAAATACTGGCAGTCAGCTGTAGAAGAG GAGAATGATGGTGTGATCTTCTACTCCATTTTGACAGTCTTTCTCATCATAGTGTTCACCATCTACTACTGTGTGGCCTATCACTATTTTTA CACAGACACCTTCACTGACTCCTATTACGAGACCTACTATGACAGACACTACCCCGTGAGTAACCCCCAGGTAGGCAGACAACAAGAGGGTATCCCTGGAACCAGACGCAGAATAATGGAAGATATAGCTGAACATGAAGTCAGCTGA